One Brassica napus cultivar Da-Ae chromosome A1, Da-Ae, whole genome shotgun sequence genomic region harbors:
- the BNAA01G16420D gene encoding COP1-interacting protein 7, translating into MDPRTRLDYVLFQLTPTRTRCELVIFSGGENEKLASGIFQPFVTHLKSVRDQISKGGYSVTLRPSSVNGGVNWFTKVTLQRFVRFVTTPEVLERSVTLEKEIEQIEDSIQSNAAAISGEAEGNELGTTQKSTALLKAQGESDGQENSKVGLQRVLETRKAALCKEQAMAYARALVVGFELDYMDDLLSFADAFGASRLREACVNFVDLCKRKNEDRMWVDQITAMQAFPRPELSFMGDSGIILAGEENDNVKQGNNSMDAMSQGSFETSQGPPQMPMPWPNHYPPQYMQGHGYPPYMYPGQPPYFPQWPVNMGGDVETSEKTSKKKKKKKKKNKKKYESSEEQSDESGAETVSEDGDEGKKSSRKVVIRNINYITSKRNGAKDSDSDESEDEEEEGFVDGDSIKQQVEEAIGSLEKRHKSTSRRSRRKHKSHSEDEEDSGSKETKGNDNWDAFQNLLLKDKDSDQETASCPVNMESEVMSKRELPSDDSFLITNGNEDWGRESSVKKLDAGENVRLMRRENNYDDEMMNPGRGDEPRSYSQAEMAVYNGKLRARNETEEDWFIRNQADTERDVKTFVGDDLHVTKRSVERDVLTDDSFMIHSRVESQVEESRLRTEIMDSDVYGTTKQENSSAPEINNRQEPDDLFMVLGREQDVTPAMVSWTPEIDFETNTLAQEKRKADLETAAKASEQTSDGKEKKLRVVRKDAKTRGPSRPDPALKAKRAPWGSRAAATKTKSELEEERKKRMEELLIQRQKRIAEKSSGSSVSSPLATKKTPTGNKTVKTLIKNEKTPEAVKAKPVLRSSTIERLAVARTAPKEPQQKPVTKKASKPVVNKTEKPQDKKPSKKSPGLSRDPSLEIKETVEESQSYLPVKQADELLPPGASSVDDFKDIKEMHSLPNETITNHQKVQEQTKVDDEEIVKKTSVCEDKQVTNNLCSEDVEEVKASPPKPLSPKKSVTFSETNMEEKYFFSPTVSETDVSTPPATEADHSRKKWNSEETSPKSTAKGFRKLLMFGRKK; encoded by the exons ATGGATCCAAGAACAAGACTTGACTATGTTCTGTTTCAACTCACACCCACCAGGACAAG ATGCGAGCTCGTGATTTTCTCCGGTGGCGAGAACGAGAAGCTTGCTTCCGGGATTTTTCAACCGTTCGTCACGCATCTCAAAAGCGTAAGAGATCAGATTTCTAAAGGCGGATACTCCGTCACTCTCCGTCCTTCCTCCGTCAACGGCGGCGTTAATTGGTTTACCAAAGTGACGCTTCAGAG ATTTGTGCGATTCGTGACGACTCCGGAGGTTCTTGAGAGGTCCGTGACATTAGAGAAGGAGATTGAGCAGATCGAGGATTCGATTCAGTCTAATGCAGCCGCTATTTCCGGCGAAGCAGAAG GAAACGAGTTGGGTACTACTCAGAAGTCTACAGCTTTATTAAAG GCACAAGGTGAATCTGATGGCCAAGAAAATTCTAA GGTTGGTCTTCAGCGTGTTCTTGAAACCCGCAAAGCTGCTTTGTGCAAAGAGCAAGCCATGGCTTACGCTAGAGCTTTGGTTGTTGGGTTTGAATTGGACTACATGGATGATCTCTTGTCCTTCGCAGATGCTTTTGGAGCTTCGCGTTTAAG GGAAGCATGTGTTAACTTTGTGGACTTGTGCAAGAGAAAGAACGAAGATAGGATGTGGGTGGACCAGATCACAGCTATGCAAGCCTTTCCCAGGCCTGAGCTATCCTTCATGGGTGACTCTGGGATCATACTCGCTGGGGAAGAGAATGATAACGTCAAGCAAGGGAACAACAGCATGGATGCAATGAGCCAGGGTAGCTTTGAGACTAGCCAAGGTCCTCCTCAGATGCCAATGCCTTGGCCAAACCATTATCCTCCTCAGTACATGCAAGGACATGGCTATCCTCCTTATATGTATCCCGGCCAGCCACCGTATTTCCCACAATGGCCTGTAAACATGGGAGGAGATGTGGAGACAAgtgagaagacttccaagaagaaaaagaagaagaagaagaagaacaagaagaagtaTGAATCCTCCGAGGAGCAAAGCGATGAGTCCGGTGCTGAGACCGTATCAGAGGACGGAGATGAAGGGAAGAAATCATCTAGAAAAGTTGTTATACGCAACATAAACTACATAACTTCAAAGAGAAACGGAGCCAAGGATAGCGATTCCGATGAGtctgaagacgaagaagaagaaggctttGTGGATGGAGACTCCATCAAGCAGCAAGTGGAGGAAGCTATTGGCTCACTGGAGAAACGGCATAAATCAACTTCACGCCGTAGTAGGAGGAAGCACAAAAGCCACAGTGAAGATGAGGAGGATTCAGGTAGTAAAGAAACCAAAGGGAATGATAACTGGGATGCTTTCCAGAACCTTCTTTTAAAAGACAAAGATTCAGACCAGGAAACAGCTTCGTGTCCGGTGAACATGGAGTCAGAAGTTATGAGCAAGAGAGAGCTGCCTTCGGATGATTCTTTCTTGATTACAAATGGGAATGAGGATTGGGGGAGAGAGAGCAGTGTCAAGAAACTTGATGCGGGTGAGAATGTTAGGCTGATGAGAAGAGAGAACAACTACGACGATGAGATGATGAATCCAGGGAGAGGAGATGAGCCAAGAAGCTACTCACAGGCAGAGATGGCTGTTTATAATGGGAAGCTCCGCGCTAGAAACGAGACAGAGGAAGACTGGTTCATACGTAACCAAGCAGATACTGAAAGAGATGTCAAAACCTTTGTAGGAGACGATTTGCATGTAACAAAGAGAAGTGTTGAGAGAGATGTACTGACCGATGACTCGTTCATGATCCATTCTCGTGTTGAGAGCCAAGTGGAAGAGTCTCGGTTAAGGACAGAGATCATGGACTCTGACGTTTATGGAAccaccaaacaagaaaactccTCTGCACCGGAGATTAACAACAGACAAGAGCCGGATGATCTTTTCATGGTTCTTGGACGTGAACAAGATGTTACACCTGCAATGGTATCGTGGACACCTGAGATTGACTTCGAGACCAACACTTTGGCTCAAGAGAAAAGGAAAGCTGATTTGGAAACTGCTGCAAAGGCCTCTGAACAGACTTCAGATggtaaagaaaagaaacttCGTGTCGTTAGAAAGGATGCAAAGACAAGAGGACCAAGTAGACCTGACCCGGCTTTGAAAGCTAAGAGAGCTCCCTGGGGAAGTAGAGCAGCTgccaccaaaaccaaatccgAGCTG gaggaagagagaaagaagagaatggAAGAACTTTTGATTCAAAGGCAAAAGAGAATCGCTGAGAAGAGTTCTGGTAGTAGTGTATCAAGTCCCTTGGCCACCAAGAAAACTCCTACTGGAAACAAAACCGTGAAGACCTTGATAAAGAATGAGAAGACACCTGAAGCCGTGAAGGCTAAGCCGGTACTGAGAAGTTCCACCATTGAGCGCCTTGCTGTTGCCAGGACAGCACCAAAGGAGCCACAACAGAAACCAGTAACCAAAAAAGCATCAAAACCTGTAGTAAACAAGACAGAGAAACCTCAAGACAAGAAACCTAGTAAAAAAAGTCCGGGACTTTCTCGTGACCCAAGTCTCGAAATCAAGGAAACAGTTGAAGAATCACAGTCTTACTTGCCGGTGAAGCAAGCTGATGAACTTCTTCCTCCTGGTGCTTCTTCTGTTGATGACTTCAAAGACATTAAAGAGATGCATAGCTTGCCGAATGAAACCATCACTAATCATCAGAAAGTACAAGAACAGACGAAAGTCGATGATGAGGAAATAGTGAAGAAGACATCCGTCTGTGAAGACAAGCAAGTCACTAACAACCTTTGTTCG